The window GGGGGGGGCCGCCAGGCGCCGCGACCGACACGGCGGCGGGAATGCTCGATGTGAGGTCGCGGGCGATCTGCTCGATGGCCAGCGTGGCCGTCTGCTGCAGCTCGACCTGCTGGGTGGCGCGCGCGCTGCCCTTGCCCATGGGAACCAGCACCTGCACGATGAGTGTGGCCAGAAGACCCAGCAGCGCTGTTGCAAGAACCACCTCGAGGAGGGTGACGCCTCGTCTGGAGGCGCGGCCGAACAGGTCGCGCCGTTCAATATGCAGGCGCTGGAAGCTTGTCCGATCCAGCATCCCGTGGGGTCGCGGGCACTCCGCGACCGCTGAAGAGGGGGTTGCGGCCGGTCTTCTAGCGTTCGACATTTGACTTCCACTGCTCGCGCACGATCTCTCGGTGCACGTTGCTGTCTGTCCATGACACGCGCACACGAAGCCCCCGCAGGGTTGCGGTGTCGACCCCGGGCTCAGACACCGCGAACACCTCCACCGTGGGCTCGAAGGTGGTTCCCCGACCGCTCACCCTGTCGAGTGTCTTCGGTGGGGCCACTGAAAGCGCACTGAAAGGCTCCTTCAGGTAATCGCTCATGATCGAATCGGCCAGGGCGAATGCCTGCGCGCGCTGTCCAGAGACGCGAATCGACGACATGGCCATGGGATAGAGCTGCAGCACCAGCACCACCACCAGCAGCAGCAGGAAGAAGGCGAGCACGACCTCGGTGAGCGTCACGCCCCTTCGTCTCATAGCTGCTCCACCATCTTCACAAGGGGCAGCATGGTGGCCAGGCACACGCCGGCGGCGGCCACGCCCAGCACCATGAGCACCAGGGGCTCGAGTGCCGCGGCCGCCATCTCGAGCGAGCCGTCAACCTCGCGTTCGTAGTGGGTTGCGATCCAGCCCAGCAGGCGCGGCAGCTCCCCCGACTCCTCCCCCGCCGAGAGCAGGCTGACAAATCCTGAGGGGAAGTAGGCGACGCGCTCGAGGCTCTGGGTCATGTCGAGCCCCGCGCGCAGCCCTTCGAGGGCGTTCTTGGCGCCGTCGAGCAGCAGGGGATCGCCGGCGGCTTCCGCTGACGCGGAGACGGCGTCAAGAACCGACACGCCGGCGTCGAGCTGCATCTCGAGGGCAGATGCAAAGCGCGCCGTGCCGAGCTCCACGAGCAGACGGCCCAGGCGCGGAACCGCAGAGGCTCTTCGTCGCAGCCAGCGCTTCGCCCGTGCGTTGCCTGACACGCGCAGGGCGAGGGGAATCCCCCCCGCGCTGACGGCCGCTACGACAAGAAGCCCGGGCAGGCTCGACATGAAGCGTGACACGCTGAGCAGGGCCTGCGTGATTGCGGGAGGCGTCATGCCGGCCGACTGCATCGCCTCGAGCTGGCCTTTCAGCAGCAGCGGAGGGATCAGCAGGAGCAGCACCCCGCAGATCAGGCAGAGCGCGATGGGATAGGTGAGCACCGAACGCACTCGCAGCATGAGGGCGAGGCTTCGTTCGTCGTGCATGGCCAGTCGTCGCAGCACCACATCGGTGGTGCCTGTCCGGTCGGCGACCTCGAGCAGCTTGAGCTGCAAGGGGGTGAACGCAGAGCCGCACGCGCTGATGGCGCGCGACAGCGACTGTCCTCGCTCCACTCCCTCGAGGATGCGATAGGCCACGGCCTTGGTCCGGTGATCGTCTCCGTCCTCTCCGAGCAGGGCCAGGCTGCGTGACAGGCTCACGCCCACGCCCAGCAGGGTGGCGAAGCTCTGCAGGAACACGATGCGCGAGCGCCGCGGCAGTGTGAGGGCGGGCGGTTCGGGAGCAGACGCCTTTCGCGGCGTGGGTCGGGCAACGTCGATGCGAGAGCGTGGTGTGGGGGGCTCCGCGGGCGCGACGACGCTCTCATCGCCGCCGTCGGCGCCGGGGGAGGCGTGCTGCCGGATGGTGAGCTCGAGATCTCGCGCCATGCGCATGATCACGGTGTTGTCGCCACGGCTGAAGGGGCGGCCGCGCACGAGGCGATCGGCGTACAGCAGCCCCCGTACCTCGTCGTTGTGCCACAGGGGCGCGCAGATGACCGCCCGCACGCCTGTGATGAGCAGGCTGGCCGAGTCCTCGAATCCCTGTCCCTCGAGCGCGTCGATGCTGTGAAGCGGCTCGCCGCTGGCCAGCACCTTGCGCAGGATGGTGAGGCTGAGCGGGGCGGTGGTCCATACGGCGTTGTGATCGAAGCCGTGCGCGGCACGGGGCGTGGGCGCCGTCACATCGCCGCCATAGACCACCAGGGCGCGCTCGGCGCCCAGCTCCTCCACCATGCGTCGCACGACGGCGTCGAACGGTTCCGGGGGGAGCGGTCGTTCGCGGCGCATCAGGCTCTGTGTCCCATCCAGGCGCGCAGGGCTCGTGAGAGCGCGCGCTCAGCCTGCTCCACCGACGGATATCGATCGTGGGCTGACTTGGCGAGCATGGTCAGAATGGCCTTGTCGACGGCGGGGGGCACGTCGCGCCTTACCTCCGAAGGTGT of the Pseudomonadota bacterium genome contains:
- a CDS encoding prepilin-type N-terminal cleavage/methylation domain-containing protein, yielding MLDRTSFQRLHIERRDLFGRASRRGVTLLEVVLATALLGLLATLIVQVLVPMGKGSARATQQVELQQTATLAIEQIARDLTSSIPAAVSVAAPGGPP
- a CDS encoding GAF domain-containing protein; its protein translation is MRRERPLPPEPFDAVVRRMVEELGAERALVVYGGDVTAPTPRAAHGFDHNAVWTTAPLSLTILRKVLASGEPLHSIDALEGQGFEDSASLLITGVRAVICAPLWHNDEVRGLLYADRLVRGRPFSRGDNTVIMRMARDLELTIRQHASPGADGGDESVVAPAEPPTPRSRIDVARPTPRKASAPEPPALTLPRRSRIVFLQSFATLLGVGVSLSRSLALLGEDGDDHRTKAVAYRILEGVERGQSLSRAISACGSAFTPLQLKLLEVADRTGTTDVVLRRLAMHDERSLALMLRVRSVLTYPIALCLICGVLLLLIPPLLLKGQLEAMQSAGMTPPAITQALLSVSRFMSSLPGLLVVAAVSAGGIPLALRVSGNARAKRWLRRRASAVPRLGRLLVELGTARFASALEMQLDAGVSVLDAVSASAEAAGDPLLLDGAKNALEGLRAGLDMTQSLERVAYFPSGFVSLLSAGEESGELPRLLGWIATHYEREVDGSLEMAAAALEPLVLMVLGVAAAGVCLATMLPLVKMVEQL